Proteins co-encoded in one Pseudomonas fluorescens genomic window:
- a CDS encoding LysR substrate-binding domain-containing protein, translating to MSAYPSIDTDVLRTFVAIADQGGFTRAGEMVNRTQSAVSMQMKRLEEDVLQRQLFERDGRQVRLTAEGQVLLGYARRILKLHSEVFNTLREPHMVGTVRIGTPDDYVMRFLPGILSRFAQFYPLIQIEVHCESTKQLLQRTDLDLSIVTREPGNEIGQLLRKERFVWAEAQNFSAHEQTPLPLAMFNSDCFCRLWACNALDAMGREYRIAYNSTSLSALMAVVSAGLAITAQLESLITPDMRILGAAEDLPLLPEASIMLIRNLNNPSPITECLAEHIVEGFKL from the coding sequence TTGTCGGCGTACCCCAGTATCGATACCGATGTCCTGCGTACCTTTGTCGCCATTGCCGATCAGGGCGGGTTCACCCGCGCTGGCGAAATGGTCAACCGCACGCAGTCAGCAGTGAGCATGCAGATGAAGCGTCTGGAAGAGGACGTGTTGCAGCGCCAGTTGTTCGAGCGTGACGGGCGTCAGGTGCGCCTGACCGCTGAAGGACAGGTACTGCTCGGCTACGCACGGCGCATCCTGAAATTGCACAGCGAAGTGTTCAACACCCTGCGCGAGCCGCACATGGTCGGCACGGTACGCATCGGCACGCCGGACGATTACGTGATGCGGTTTCTGCCGGGGATCCTGTCGCGCTTCGCGCAGTTCTATCCGCTGATCCAGATCGAAGTGCATTGCGAATCGACCAAACAACTGCTGCAACGCACGGATCTGGACCTTTCAATCGTCACCCGCGAGCCGGGCAACGAGATTGGCCAGCTGCTGCGCAAGGAGCGTTTTGTCTGGGCTGAAGCGCAGAACTTCAGCGCCCACGAACAGACGCCGTTGCCGCTGGCGATGTTCAACAGTGATTGCTTCTGTCGCCTGTGGGCCTGCAATGCGCTGGACGCCATGGGCCGCGAATACCGGATCGCGTATAACAGCACCAGTCTTTCAGCGTTGATGGCAGTGGTGAGCGCGGGTCTGGCGATTACCGCGCAACTGGAAAGCCTGATCACCCCGGACATGCGCATTCTCGGTGCCGCCGAGGATCTGCCGCTGCTGCCCGAGGCCAGTATCATGCTGATCCGCAACCTCAACAATCCGTCGCCGATCACCGAATGCCTGGCCGAGCACATCGTCGAAGGCTTCAAACTTTAA
- the cysB gene encoding HTH-type transcriptional regulator CysB: MKLQQLRYIWEVAHHDLNVSATAQSLYTSQPGISKQIRLLEDELGVEVFARSGKHLTRVTPAGERIITTAGEILRKVESIKQIAQEFSNEKKGTLSIATTHTQARYALPPVISNFIKQYPDVALHMHQGSPMQIAEMAADGTVDFAIATEALELFGDLVMMPCYRWNRCVVVPQGHPLTKLPKLTLEALAEYPIVTYVFGFTGRSKLDEAFSHRGLTPKVVFTAADADVIKTYVRLGLGVGIVAKMAVDTKLDNDLVVLDASELFESSVTKIGFRRGTFLRGFMCDFIEKFAPHLTREVMAKAIQCHNKQELEELFEGVELPVH, encoded by the coding sequence ATGAAGCTTCAACAATTGCGCTACATCTGGGAAGTGGCGCACCACGACCTCAACGTTTCCGCTACCGCCCAAAGCCTTTACACCTCGCAACCGGGCATCAGTAAACAGATCCGCCTGCTGGAAGACGAACTGGGTGTCGAAGTGTTCGCCCGCAGCGGCAAACACCTGACCCGCGTCACCCCGGCCGGCGAGCGCATCATCACCACCGCTGGTGAGATTCTGCGCAAGGTCGAAAGCATCAAGCAGATCGCTCAAGAGTTCTCCAACGAGAAGAAAGGCACCCTGTCGATCGCCACCACTCACACCCAGGCACGTTACGCACTGCCGCCGGTGATCAGCAATTTCATCAAGCAATACCCGGACGTGGCGCTGCACATGCACCAGGGTTCGCCGATGCAGATCGCCGAAATGGCCGCTGACGGCACTGTGGATTTCGCCATCGCCACCGAAGCGCTGGAACTGTTCGGCGATCTGGTGATGATGCCGTGCTACCGCTGGAACCGCTGCGTGGTCGTGCCTCAGGGCCACCCGCTGACCAAGCTGCCGAAGCTGACCCTCGAGGCACTGGCCGAATACCCGATCGTGACTTACGTGTTCGGTTTCACCGGCCGTTCGAAACTCGACGAAGCCTTCAGCCATCGCGGCCTGACGCCGAAAGTGGTGTTCACCGCCGCCGACGCCGACGTCATCAAAACCTACGTACGTCTGGGGCTGGGTGTCGGCATCGTGGCCAAAATGGCCGTCGATACCAAGCTCGATAATGACCTGGTTGTGCTCGATGCCAGCGAGCTGTTCGAGTCCAGCGTGACCAAGATCGGTTTCCGTCGTGGCACCTTCCTGCGTGGCTTCATGTGCGACTTCATCGAGAAATTCGCACCGCATCTGACTCGCGAAGTCATGGCCAAGGCCATCCAGTGTCACAACAAGCAGGAACTGGAAGAGCTGTTCGAAGGCGTCGAACTGCCCGTCCACTGA
- a CDS encoding LysR family transcriptional regulator: MNPNQLTEQLGLFLDVLESGSFSAASRRHPLTPSAVARRIDSLESAVGSQLFIRSTHAVRATPAGLAFAERARRIVAELQLARAEAVSLSSAPEGLIRVDAPAAFGRRHLAPVIADFLVLYPGLDVQLHLIDSFVDMDGSNLGKVDLVLRAGQMADTRLVATPLASMVRIACASPDYLKRRGVPSEPAQLSEHDGLDWDGLAPPFAWRFEQDGQMQLHRPARVRMSANNAEALVCGALAGLGIAHLPTWLASEYLLRGELLPLFCENGLPQPESAGIYALRLQQQASSRSRLLLEYLKTRFSPVPPWDLALQRELGRH, from the coding sequence ATGAACCCCAATCAATTGACCGAACAACTCGGGCTGTTTCTCGATGTGCTGGAGAGTGGCAGTTTTTCTGCTGCCTCGCGCCGACATCCGCTGACACCATCTGCTGTCGCCCGGCGCATCGACAGTCTGGAAAGCGCTGTCGGCAGTCAGTTGTTTATTCGCAGCACTCACGCAGTGCGCGCCACGCCGGCCGGCCTGGCGTTTGCCGAGCGAGCGCGACGCATTGTGGCCGAGTTGCAATTGGCCCGGGCCGAAGCGGTGTCCCTGAGCAGCGCGCCGGAGGGTCTGATCCGGGTGGATGCGCCGGCGGCGTTCGGACGGCGGCATCTGGCACCGGTGATTGCCGATTTTCTGGTGCTGTACCCGGGACTGGATGTGCAATTGCATCTGATCGACAGCTTCGTCGACATGGACGGTTCGAACCTGGGCAAGGTCGATCTGGTGTTGCGCGCCGGGCAAATGGCCGACACCCGGCTGGTCGCCACACCGCTGGCGAGCATGGTGCGCATCGCCTGCGCCAGCCCCGACTATCTCAAGCGCCGGGGCGTGCCGAGTGAGCCCGCGCAATTGAGCGAGCATGATGGCCTCGATTGGGACGGCCTTGCCCCGCCCTTCGCCTGGCGTTTCGAACAGGACGGGCAGATGCAATTGCACCGCCCGGCGCGGGTGCGCATGAGCGCCAACAACGCCGAAGCGCTGGTTTGCGGTGCGCTCGCGGGACTCGGGATCGCACATCTGCCGACCTGGCTGGCCAGCGAATACCTGTTGCGTGGCGAGTTGTTGCCGCTGTTCTGCGAAAACGGTCTGCCGCAACCGGAAAGTGCTGGCATCTATGCGCTGCGACTGCAGCAACAGGCCAGTTCCCGCAGCCGCCTGCTGCTGGAATATCTCAAGACCCGGTTCAGCCCCGTGCCGCCGTGGGATCTGGCACTGCAACGAGAACTGGGCCGGCACTAA
- a CDS encoding MarR family winged helix-turn-helix transcriptional regulator gives MTTDRNTTDHCEDLLLDNQACFALHSTSLMMTKVYKPLLQALGLTYPQYLAMMVLWEKDGLTVGEISTRLLTDPGSLTPLLKRLEGEGLLSRTRSREDERVVIVELTAQGRALKDKARTVPQCILGASGFTLERLQNLQAELQALRGHLQDSLT, from the coding sequence ATGACCACCGACCGCAACACCACCGACCACTGCGAAGACCTGCTGCTCGACAATCAGGCCTGCTTCGCCCTGCATTCCACCTCGCTGATGATGACCAAGGTCTACAAGCCACTCCTGCAAGCGCTTGGCCTGACGTATCCGCAGTATCTGGCGATGATGGTGCTGTGGGAGAAGGATGGTCTGACCGTCGGGGAAATCAGCACGCGCCTGCTGACCGATCCGGGCTCGCTGACTCCGTTGCTCAAGCGGCTGGAAGGTGAAGGTTTGCTCAGCCGAACCCGCAGCCGGGAAGATGAGCGTGTGGTGATCGTTGAACTGACTGCCCAGGGACGCGCCTTGAAAGACAAGGCCCGAACCGTGCCGCAATGCATCCTCGGGGCCAGCGGCTTCACGCTGGAGCGCCTGCAAAACCTGCAAGCCGAGTTGCAGGCCTTGCGTGGTCATTTGCAGGACAGCCTCACTTAA
- a CDS encoding elongation factor P yields the protein MKTGKELKPGTVIRIDNDPWLVQKAEFTKSGRNSAIMKTKLKNLLTGYKTETVYGADDKLDDVILDRKEATLSFISGDTYTFMDTTDYTMYELNAEDIESVLPFVEEGMTDVCEAVFFEERLVSVELPTTIVRQVDYTEGSARGDTSGKVMKPAKLKNGTELSVADFIEIGDMIEIDTREGGSYKGRAK from the coding sequence ATGAAAACTGGTAAAGAACTCAAACCCGGTACCGTGATTCGTATCGACAACGATCCTTGGCTGGTTCAGAAAGCTGAATTCACCAAATCGGGTCGTAACAGCGCGATCATGAAGACCAAGCTGAAGAACCTGCTGACCGGTTACAAGACCGAAACCGTTTACGGTGCGGACGACAAGCTGGACGACGTGATCCTCGACCGCAAAGAAGCGACCCTGTCCTTCATCAGCGGCGACACCTACACGTTCATGGACACCACCGACTACACCATGTACGAGCTGAACGCCGAAGACATCGAAAGCGTTCTGCCTTTCGTTGAAGAAGGCATGACCGACGTTTGCGAAGCCGTGTTCTTCGAAGAGCGTCTGGTATCCGTAGAGCTGCCGACCACCATCGTGCGTCAGGTTGACTACACCGAAGGTTCCGCTCGCGGCGACACTTCCGGCAAGGTGATGAAGCCTGCCAAACTGAAGAACGGTACCGAGCTGTCGGTTGCTGACTTCATCGAAATCGGCGACATGATCGAGATCGATACCCGCGAAGGCGGTTCCTACAAAGGCCGTGCCAAATAA
- a CDS encoding GreA/GreB family elongation factor, with the protein MNKHTVHQLILDKLRVDLDIAERAAQTAYETATHEENIAENKYDTLGLEASYLAAGQAKRVEEIRQSLAVCQNLTLRAYDDQRGIEIGALLGLEDEKGREQWLFLAPDAAGLKVDVVGQPITVITPRSPLGKSLLGKCEGDEVEILVAGTRQQFAVTEVL; encoded by the coding sequence ATGAACAAACACACTGTCCACCAACTGATTCTCGACAAACTGCGCGTCGACCTCGACATCGCTGAACGTGCCGCGCAAACCGCATACGAAACCGCGACTCACGAAGAGAACATCGCTGAAAACAAGTACGACACTCTGGGGCTCGAGGCGTCGTACCTGGCGGCCGGGCAAGCGAAACGGGTCGAGGAAATCCGCCAGTCACTGGCGGTTTGCCAGAACCTGACGCTTCGGGCCTACGACGATCAGCGCGGAATCGAAATCGGCGCCCTGCTCGGTCTGGAAGACGAAAAGGGTCGCGAGCAATGGCTGTTTCTGGCGCCCGATGCGGCGGGCCTGAAGGTCGACGTGGTGGGTCAGCCGATCACCGTCATCACCCCACGCTCGCCGCTGGGCAAAAGCCTGCTGGGAAAGTGCGAGGGCGATGAAGTGGAGATTCTGGTGGCAGGCACCCGGCAACAGTTCGCTGTCACCGAGGTGCTGTAG
- a CDS encoding alpha/beta hydrolase: MNTFSKVLTGTLLALSIHSAFAGEVEHNTQAFLDVLNASTGKPMEQLTPKDARAVLAGAQSGVKLTLPKADVSEKTIQVDGQPLSLTIVRPAGVKGELPVFMFFHGGGWVLGDFPTHERLVRDLVVGSGAAAVFVNYTPSPEAHYPVAINQAYAATKWVAEHGKEINVDGKRLAVAGNSVGGNMAAVVALMAKDKGTPAIKFQLLLWPVTDASFDTGSYNQYAEGHFLTRNMMKWFWDNYTTDANQRNEIYASPLRATTAQLKGLPPALVQTAGADVLRDEGEAYARKLDEAGVPVTSVRYNGMIHDYGLLNVVSQVPAVRSAMLQASEELKQHLKQ; encoded by the coding sequence ATGAACACTTTCAGCAAAGTCTTGACCGGTACCCTTCTCGCCCTGTCCATCCACAGCGCATTCGCCGGGGAGGTTGAACACAACACCCAGGCATTCCTCGATGTGCTGAACGCCAGCACCGGCAAACCGATGGAACAGCTGACACCCAAGGATGCCCGCGCCGTGCTGGCGGGCGCGCAGTCCGGGGTCAAACTGACGCTGCCCAAAGCGGACGTCAGCGAGAAGACCATCCAGGTCGATGGCCAACCGTTGAGCCTGACCATCGTCCGGCCGGCCGGGGTCAAGGGCGAGCTGCCGGTGTTTATGTTCTTCCACGGCGGCGGCTGGGTGCTGGGGGATTTCCCGACCCACGAACGTCTGGTGCGGGATCTGGTGGTCGGCTCGGGTGCGGCGGCAGTGTTCGTCAACTACACCCCGTCGCCGGAGGCGCATTATCCGGTGGCGATCAACCAGGCTTACGCCGCGACCAAATGGGTGGCCGAACACGGCAAAGAGATCAACGTCGACGGCAAGCGTCTGGCGGTGGCGGGCAACAGCGTCGGCGGCAACATGGCGGCAGTTGTCGCCCTGATGGCCAAAGACAAAGGCACCCCGGCGATCAAATTCCAGCTGCTGCTGTGGCCGGTGACCGATGCCAGTTTCGACACCGGTTCGTACAACCAGTATGCCGAGGGGCACTTCCTCACCCGCAACATGATGAAGTGGTTCTGGGACAACTACACCACCGACGCCAACCAGCGGAACGAGATCTACGCCTCGCCGCTGCGGGCAACGACCGCGCAATTGAAAGGTCTGCCGCCTGCACTGGTGCAGACCGCGGGGGCCGATGTGCTGCGTGACGAAGGTGAAGCCTATGCCCGCAAACTCGACGAAGCCGGCGTGCCGGTGACCTCGGTGCGCTACAACGGCATGATCCACGACTACGGTTTGCTCAACGTAGTCAGCCAGGTACCGGCAGTGCGTTCGGCGATGCTGCAGGCCTCGGAAGAACTGAAGCAGCACCTGAAGCAGTAA
- a CDS encoding organic hydroperoxide resistance protein yields the protein MQTLYTAIATSTGGRDGRAISSDNILDVKLATPKELGGAGGAATNPEQLFAAGYSACFIGALKFVASQTKRKIPDDASITAHVGIGQIPGGFGLDIDLHISLPGLEQADAQSLVDAAHQVCPYSNATRGNVDVRLHVTV from the coding sequence ATGCAAACTCTCTACACCGCAATCGCAACCTCCACTGGCGGCCGTGACGGTCGTGCGATCTCCAGCGACAACATCCTCGACGTCAAACTGGCCACTCCGAAAGAACTCGGCGGTGCTGGCGGCGCGGCCACCAACCCTGAGCAACTGTTCGCCGCCGGTTACTCGGCCTGCTTCATCGGCGCCCTGAAATTTGTTGCCAGCCAGACCAAACGCAAAATCCCGGACGACGCGTCGATCACCGCTCACGTCGGCATCGGCCAGATTCCTGGCGGCTTCGGTCTGGACATCGACCTGCATATCAGCCTGCCGGGCCTGGAACAGGCTGATGCACAAAGCCTGGTCGACGCAGCCCACCAGGTTTGCCCGTACTCCAACGCCACTCGCGGCAACGTCGATGTGCGTCTGCACGTCACCGTGTAA
- the earP gene encoding elongation factor P maturation arginine rhamnosyltransferase EarP: MPQPKTRWDIFCTVVDNYGDIGVTWRLARQLVAEHALAVRLWVDDLRAFERICPALDIRLEAQWQEGVEVRHWSGEWLETDAADVVIAAFACQLPSACMDVMAARETPPLWINLDYLSAEDWVVGCHGLPSVKYKTVQKYFFFPGFQPGTGGLLRESGLLERRRLFQQDREAQRQFLQGLGVEPAGDARLISLFAYENAGLASWLDVLAADSTPTHLLVPEGRILGDVARWLGVESLAIGEVNVRQALTVQVLPFVRQDQYDQLLWCCDFNAVRGEDSFVRAQWAGRPMLWHIYQQDEDIHLDKLDAFLALYTKGLSPDAAEAMNGLWHAWSSGQPIGDHWLAARKHWPELQEHAEAWCLEQALQADLATALVQFYRNWI, encoded by the coding sequence ATGCCGCAACCGAAAACCCGCTGGGACATCTTTTGCACCGTGGTCGACAACTACGGCGATATCGGGGTGACCTGGCGTCTGGCCAGGCAACTGGTGGCCGAGCATGCGCTGGCGGTGCGACTGTGGGTCGATGACCTGCGTGCGTTCGAGCGGATTTGCCCGGCGCTCGACATCCGCCTCGAAGCTCAGTGGCAAGAGGGCGTCGAGGTCCGGCACTGGTCGGGCGAGTGGCTGGAAACGGACGCCGCCGACGTGGTGATCGCTGCATTCGCCTGTCAGTTGCCGAGTGCCTGCATGGATGTCATGGCGGCACGGGAAACACCACCGTTGTGGATTAACCTCGACTATCTCAGCGCCGAAGACTGGGTGGTTGGCTGCCACGGCCTGCCTTCGGTGAAATACAAAACGGTGCAGAAGTACTTTTTCTTTCCGGGATTTCAGCCCGGCACTGGCGGCTTGTTGCGTGAAAGCGGTTTGCTGGAGCGTCGTCGTCTGTTTCAGCAGGATCGCGAAGCGCAGCGACAATTCCTGCAGGGGCTGGGTGTGGAGCCTGCGGGCGATGCCCGGTTGATCTCACTGTTCGCCTACGAAAATGCCGGCCTTGCCAGTTGGCTGGATGTACTGGCCGCGGACTCGACGCCCACTCATCTGCTGGTACCGGAAGGGCGAATCCTTGGCGACGTCGCCCGCTGGCTCGGGGTCGAGTCGCTGGCGATCGGCGAGGTGAATGTGCGCCAGGCGCTGACCGTGCAGGTGTTGCCGTTCGTCCGGCAGGATCAATACGATCAATTGCTCTGGTGCTGCGATTTCAACGCGGTGCGCGGCGAGGATTCGTTTGTCCGCGCGCAGTGGGCCGGTCGTCCGATGCTGTGGCACATCTATCAGCAGGACGAAGATATCCATCTGGACAAGCTGGATGCCTTCCTTGCGCTCTATACGAAAGGCCTTTCGCCGGATGCTGCCGAGGCGATGAACGGTCTCTGGCACGCCTGGAGTTCCGGGCAGCCGATCGGCGATCACTGGCTGGCGGCCCGTAAACACTGGCCAGAACTGCAGGAACATGCCGAAGCATGGTGTCTGGAACAGGCCTTGCAGGCCGATCTTGCGACGGCGCTGGTACAGTTTTACCGAAATTGGATATGA
- a CDS encoding winged helix-turn-helix domain-containing protein, whose amino-acid sequence MPATLSFSLKQARRLALAAQGFHGRQPPAVKAMHLNRLIERLGLLQIDSVNAVVRSHYLPLFSRLGSYSADLLDQAAWSSGRRRSLFEYWGHEASLLPLSMYPLMGWRMQRARRGEDIYQQLARFGREQQDTIRRVLASVEEQGALGAGSLSTRQEKAGPWWDWSAEKHALEWLFAAGEVTVAGRRGFERLYDLPERVIPASVLQQPLPDEAEAQRGLLLHAAEALGAATEKDLRDYFRLNPADARPRLAELVEDGKLLTCEVAGWRQIAYCLPEPKIPRKVEASALLSPFDSLIWERSRTERLFDFRYRLEIYTPQDKRVYGYYVLPFLHNERIAARVDLRAERAAGRLAVHAVHEEATGLDDAGMQALALNLRRMADWLGLERVQLNCQRESAGRLRVALARFGGD is encoded by the coding sequence ATGCCCGCGACTCTGTCCTTCTCCCTTAAACAGGCTCGACGTCTGGCACTGGCTGCCCAAGGGTTTCACGGGCGCCAGCCGCCGGCTGTCAAGGCCATGCACCTCAACCGGCTGATCGAACGTCTCGGCCTGCTGCAGATCGACTCCGTCAACGCTGTGGTGCGCTCGCACTACCTGCCGCTGTTTTCCCGTCTCGGTTCCTATTCTGCTGACTTGCTCGACCAGGCTGCCTGGAGTTCGGGGCGACGCCGTTCGCTGTTCGAATACTGGGGCCATGAAGCTTCTTTGCTGCCGCTGTCGATGTACCCGTTGATGGGCTGGCGCATGCAGCGGGCCAGGCGCGGCGAAGACATTTATCAGCAATTGGCGCGCTTCGGCCGCGAGCAACAAGACACCATTCGCCGGGTGCTGGCGTCGGTCGAAGAGCAGGGGGCACTGGGCGCCGGCAGCCTGTCGACCCGTCAGGAAAAGGCCGGGCCGTGGTGGGACTGGAGTGCGGAAAAGCATGCGCTGGAATGGCTGTTCGCCGCGGGCGAAGTCACCGTCGCCGGGCGCCGAGGCTTCGAGCGGTTGTATGACTTGCCGGAGCGGGTGATTCCGGCTTCTGTGTTGCAACAGCCGTTGCCCGATGAGGCCGAGGCGCAGCGCGGTTTGCTGTTGCACGCGGCCGAGGCACTGGGCGCGGCGACGGAAAAAGACCTGCGCGATTACTTCCGCCTGAACCCTGCCGATGCCCGCCCGCGTCTGGCGGAACTGGTGGAAGACGGGAAGTTGCTGACCTGCGAAGTCGCTGGCTGGCGCCAGATTGCCTACTGCCTGCCCGAGCCGAAAATCCCGCGAAAAGTCGAAGCCAGTGCGCTGCTGTCGCCGTTTGACTCACTGATCTGGGAGCGCAGTCGCACCGAGCGGCTGTTCGATTTCCGCTACCGGCTGGAGATTTACACGCCGCAGGACAAACGCGTTTACGGCTATTACGTATTGCCGTTCCTGCACAACGAGCGGATTGCCGCGCGGGTTGACCTGCGCGCCGAACGGGCGGCGGGGCGCCTGGCAGTGCATGCGGTGCACGAGGAAGCAACCGGACTGGATGACGCGGGGATGCAGGCACTGGCGCTGAACCTGCGGCGCATGGCGGACTGGTTGGGACTTGAGCGGGTGCAGCTCAATTGTCAGCGTGAAAGTGCGGGGCGATTGCGAGTGGCGTTGGCTCGGTTCGGCGGTGACTGA
- a CDS encoding DUF1127 domain-containing protein — MKGQREYAGEEKFSGHIVSDLLHKFSRWYELHRERELLASLSDEALKDIGVSRADVEHEAIRPFWDDPMHK; from the coding sequence ATGAAAGGTCAAAGAGAGTATGCAGGCGAAGAAAAATTTTCCGGCCATATCGTTTCCGATCTGTTGCACAAGTTTAGCCGGTGGTACGAATTGCACCGCGAACGTGAGCTGCTTGCCAGTCTGAGCGACGAAGCGTTGAAGGACATCGGGGTCAGCCGTGCCGATGTCGAACATGAGGCGATTCGGCCGTTCTGGGACGATCCGATGCATAAATGA
- a CDS encoding sulfite exporter TauE/SafE family protein, protein MIEFLLYLLFGAALGTLGGIFGIGGGLIAIPLLGVWFGLDQQIAQGTALVMVVPNVMLALWRYHQRNRIELRHALPLAVMGFFFAWIGSIWAVGIDAQTMRIGFVAFLVALSAYNLVRMFGARPAATSEMRYSWPWLGVLGAASGTMGGLFGVGGAVVATPVLTSLFGTTQVVAQGLSLALALPSTGVTLVTYAVHHEVDWMIGLPLAIGGLASISWGVKVAHAMPEKLLRGLFCGFLVLCAVMLAFKV, encoded by the coding sequence GTGATCGAGTTTTTGTTGTACCTGTTGTTTGGCGCTGCCCTCGGCACACTGGGCGGAATATTCGGCATCGGCGGCGGTTTGATCGCCATCCCCTTGCTGGGCGTGTGGTTCGGGCTTGATCAGCAGATCGCCCAAGGCACAGCGCTGGTGATGGTGGTGCCGAATGTGATGCTGGCGCTGTGGCGTTATCACCAGCGCAATCGCATCGAACTCAGGCATGCGTTGCCGCTGGCGGTCATGGGGTTCTTTTTCGCGTGGATCGGTTCGATCTGGGCCGTGGGCATCGACGCGCAAACCATGCGCATCGGTTTTGTCGCGTTCCTCGTGGCATTGTCGGCCTACAACCTCGTGCGCATGTTTGGCGCGCGTCCGGCGGCGACCTCCGAGATGCGTTATTCATGGCCATGGCTGGGCGTGCTCGGCGCGGCGTCGGGCACCATGGGCGGGTTGTTCGGTGTCGGCGGGGCTGTGGTGGCGACGCCGGTGCTGACCAGCCTGTTCGGCACGACTCAGGTGGTTGCTCAAGGCCTGTCGCTGGCGCTGGCATTGCCGAGCACCGGTGTCACGCTGGTGACGTACGCCGTGCACCACGAGGTGGACTGGATGATCGGGCTACCGCTGGCCATCGGCGGTCTGGCCAGTATCAGTTGGGGCGTGAAGGTTGCCCACGCAATGCCGGAAAAACTCCTGCGCGGGCTGTTCTGCGGGTTCCTGGTGCTGTGCGCGGTGATGCTCGCCTTTAAAGTTTGA